aaTTAAGATCTTGGCCTGAtgatgacacaaaatgaaaaagttaaagtaatgacaaagttattACAAGTCATTCTGAGGGGAATATGCATAACTGGTAAATTAAATACCAATCCAGCATGTTGAGGCATTTCACTTAAATGTACAATGCACAAAAgtaagaggaaaagtcaggaggCTTAGTCCTCCAGGGATCATGAATGTCTGGTCCTAAGAGGATGAAGAGCAGAAGCTGCACACTGACTCCAAACCACAAATTTACCTAAATGTTTCGATACTTTTCAGATCTTCATCAGATCCAGTCGTTTGAAATTGGACTCCACACGCATATACTGTATACCAACATACTGATGGCCACTATGATAAACATCCCAGAACAATTAACAATCAATGTAATCACACGAAAGGAAACATTAAAATAGCCATGAGTGCCtttacaaaatttcatggcaatccatccaatagctgtTTGAATGTTTCAGTCTGAACCATAGTGGTAGGGTGGCTGACACACCTATGTTGCCATCcctagataaataaatatatacatatatatatatctatatatatatatatatatacacagtcatatatatatatatatatatatatatacagtcatagatatatatatatatatcactgtAATGCCCATGTATTCATAGAGAGTGAGTGGTTTACAATGTATCACTGGCATTGATTAGAAGTTGTCTATTGTTTGCCAGACTGAAGGCTTTATCTTCCAAGTCACAGGAGTAAGTGTTACTGCCATATGGGCAAGCAGATGCCCATTGTACCTCTCAGGAGCTGGCATTCGCTGAACCAAGCAACTGAGCTAGATCAGAGTCTCTGGTCCTCTCACTACCCTCTCCTGAAATCCCTCTTTGTGATCACACGTCGTAGAGTTAAAGAATGCTACTCAAAGTTTTCCCTTCTGTACCCAATCATCCCAGAGAAAATCCTAAGCCtgctgaaaactttttttttcatgtttgccCTAAATTCAGAATGCTGAAGACGTTGCATTAAAAATTAAGACGcatctcttttttgttttctttgaggCATGGCACATACTAATATCTCATAGTGTTTAATGATGTTCGGAGAAGCTAATGATCGAGTCCTTATGGGCCTGTTGAACAGATGAAAGCCCTCAATGGAATTTGATCTGTTTCCAAGTAGTTCACGGCAGTGTTTTGTGCAGGCATTGTAATGAGCTGAACTTGCATTTTCTCAAAACTGTTGATGCTGCACACAACTTACAGTCTCACAAGGATAGTGGGGATGTAGTTGTTGTTCTTAGTCAGTCTGTTGTCATAAGTAATTGCTTCATTACAAGAAACATGAAACAATATATGAATTCCACTAATTGttacatacaaaacaaagtCATGACTACAGTCATACTagctgctctgtgaggctgtgctaAGACACAGTAGCGCTTTGAGATAAATGTCAACATGCTGatatgctcacaatgacaacaatAACATGCTGATGCTTAACAGCTATTTCTTCATAAACCAAACTATTAGACAAATTGACATGATGTATGTACCAAATGTCATGTCAGTGGCACCCCCAGAAATTTTTCACAGGgatggccagatggggccactgataatcttggggtggcacaccaaatccaaaatgttgagcagttttttgttttttttttttagaagttATCTGGTGCACAAAGACTCATACTGGTACTGTTAACACTTTAAGTTGCACACCAATCCTGTTTTATGGTGTTGGTGTcggcaaaaaatgttgatgcACATATGGTCGTTAGTGCAGTTGCTTGTTTACCATATTACATGAATGCCGAGTGAACATCTTGCAAAACCCGTTCAAtctttaaaactttatatgaaataaaaacaatcaaatcatTGACTAtttgtattgaacagccaaatctgattcaactTACATAATGCTGAGTCAGGTACAACCCTAATTGAGTATTACATGATAATACATGAGTATTAGTGACAGACCAACATTGCTTTCCCTTGAGCCACGCTGCCAGCATGTCATGACACTGGGTAGACTCTGTTTTCTTTATAATGACATAcatgttttttgtctttcttttccaGATTACTCTGGGGCTCCAAGACCTAGATGTAATATCCTACCCTCTACTTCAACTCCTCACCATTTCACTGGACTGACAGACCTAATCAGCGAAAAGTCTGGTTGATGACTGTTACGCACTCTATCCCAAAATCATCTGTCCCTCCTCCTGTCTTACCCCAGCATGGCTAGACGGAGGTTAGACTGCTTACTTCTAGGCCGGGTGTTAGCTGGCCTGACGCTGGTATCGATAGGACTATCCTTCGTCCAGAGCAATGAATGCccccagctgtgtgtgtgcgagatCCGGCCCTGGTTTACCCCTCAGTCCACCTACAGAGAAGCCATCACAGTGGACTGCAATGACCTTCGCTTAACACGCATCCCGGGAAACCTCTCCAGTGACACTCAGGTACTCCTCCTTCAGAGCAACTACATTGCCAGGACCAATGACGAGCTGGAGCAGCTCTTCAACCTGACTGAGCTGGACTTGTCCCAGAACAACTTCAGTAGCATCCGGGATGTTGGCCTTACCAATATGTCCCAGCTCACCACGCTTCACCTGGAGGAGAACCAGATCACGGAAATGCCAGATTATTGTCTGCAGGACCTCAGCAATCTGCAGGAGCTCTACATCAACCACAATCAGATCAACACCATCTCTGCCAATGCCTTCTCTGGGCTCCACAACCTGCTCAGGCTTCACCTTAACTCCAACAAGCTTAAGACCATCAACAGCCAGTGGTTTGAATCAACGCCCAACCTAGAGATCCTCATGATTGGGGAGAACCCTGTTGTTGGAATAATGGACTTCAATTTCAAGCCACTGGGTAACCTTAGAAGCCTTGTTTTGGCTGGAATGGATTTGACAGACATCCCTGGAAATGCCTTTGTGGGACTTGACAATCTCGAGAGCCTCTCTTTCTATGACAATAAGCTGGTCCGAGTTCCTCAGAGAGCCCTTCAGAAACTACCTAACCTTAAATTCTTGGATTTGAACAAAAACCCAGTGCACAAGATTCAGGAAGGAGATTTCAAAAACATGCTAAGACTGAAGGAGCTGGGCATAAACAACATGGGAGAGCTGGTTTCTATGGACCGGTACGCTCTGGACAATCTTCCTGAGCTCACAAAGCTGGAGGCTACAAACAACCCCAAGTTCTCTTTCATCAACCGTCAAGCCTTCCGTGATGTCCCAGCCTTGGAGAGCTTAATGTTGAACAACAATGCCCTGAATGCCCTTTATCAGTCCACGGTGGACTCTCTCCCCAACTTGCGTGAGATCAGCATCCACAGCAATCCTCTGCGCTGTGGCTGTGTCATTCAGTGGATGAGCTCCAACAAAACCACCGTCCGTTTCATGGAACCACTATCCATGTTTTGTGCCATGCCAACAGAAGTAAGGGGTTTGCATGTCCGAGAGGTGCTGCAGAATAAATTAGCAAACCAGTGCCTGCCCCTGATTTCCCATGATACTTTCCCAAGCCACCTCAACCTTGACATCGGAATGACCTTGGACTTGGACTGCAGAGCCATGTCCCAGCCTGAGCCTGAAATATACTGGGTGACACCAATGGGGAACAAGGTAATGATGGACACCCAATCTGACAAGTACAGCCTCAGCAGTGAAGGGACATTGAGAATTTCTCATATCCAAGTAGAAGACTCTGGCAGATACACCTGTGTGGCTCAAAATGCAGAGGGAGCTGACACAAGAGTGACAGCTATACGGGTGAACGGCACTCTGTTAGACAGCACTCAGCTCATGAAGATCTACGTCAAACAAACAGAATCTCACTCTATCCTTGTCTCCTGGAAAATAAACTCCAATGTGATGACCTCTAACCTCAAGTGGTCATCTGCCACCATGAAAATAGACAACCCACATATTACTTACACTGCCAGAGTACCTGTCGATGTCCACGAGTACAACCTTACACATTTACAACCAGCAACTGAGTACGAGGTGTGCCTCACCGTCTCCAACATCCACCAACAAACACAGAAGTCGTGTGTGAATGTGACGACAAAGCAAGCGACCTTTGCTGTGGAAATATCTGACCAAGGGACCAACACTGCTCTTGCAGCAGTCATGGGAACCATGTTTGCAGTCATCAGTCTGGCCTCTCTGGGAGTATACATTGCCAAGAGGTGGAAGAGGAAAAACTATCACCATTCTCTGAAAAAGTACATGCAGAAAACCTCATCAATACCGCTAAACGAGTTGTACCCTCCTCTTATCAACTTGTGGGAGGCAGACAgtgagaaggagaaagagggcTCATCTGAGGCCAAACCCAGTCAGGTGGACACCACACGCAGCTATTACATGTGGTGAGAGCTATTATCCAGCCGGAGATTGAGAGACATATTTCTTTCAGGAGCACAAATATACATACTTGCTTCTTCGTGTAAccgatttttttctttcatgtttcCTATTTTCTTCGGTTTGCTCTCAGACTTCCTCTTTAAAGCAAACAACAAGCCAAGATTTTCAGATCTTTAGTTTAGCATATTGCCTTTTTACCTCTTGCCCATTTTGACACACAATATGGCAGCTTTCTTTAGCTTCCTGGACTTAGTAGTTACTGTGCTTTATTTTTAGTACTTGTTTTAATGAACACAGCATGAGCATTGTCATGGATTCAGTACATGCGAGCAAAGGAAAAGCTAAAATCCAACCtgtttttgacatgtttttatggagactgctgtctttctttctcttgtaAAACAGTTTCACTGTTGACTGTTGTGCACTGAAATATATATACTAATTTGTCTATCAACTCAAATATAAGCTGACAAAGTATGTTTAGACTTGATATACTGTCTATTGAATAATGTTAGCAATTCCTCTGTAATGTTGTATCAGCTAATTTACTTTTTGTACattaaataattataataacataataagtatgtttgatTTAGACTTTAAGTTTGCAGAGCAGCTACTGTAAACCAGCAATAGAAAAATGAATGTTATGAACTAGGTAACTAGATGTAAGGCTTTTTACATTTCttaaatatttcttttcttattttgctaGAATATGTCTACAATCACTGGTTTTGTTGtggtttacacacacaaacgttGTTTATTGAGGGGCAAGTTAAATAAAATCTTCTTTCCTCATATTTTTTAAACCATGATTTTAACACCAAGTGTCGTTCTTATGTAGTACACATGGATAATTGAGTATACTTAATAAATATTCTATGGATAAACAGGCATTTACAGGTTGGAGGTAAAGGTTTAAATGCTTAAATTGTTGTTGCAGGGAAAAATCATCTCATATTTATGTCTCACATTAGGATTTTATTAATTTCAGTGTGATGAGCGTAGCTGTAGGTGTTTGGTTACATCCTCAGTGTTGATAGAGAGAGAATGGAAGATGCAGACTGCAGTGTGTTTGCCTCTGCAAAGCAATTATCAGAGAATAATTTAAATTCTACTCCCGGTACAATATAATTACTGCATGAATGCCTCGGAGTACATACAGTAacttcaaaaacaaagaaattagtCAGTCAAAACCAAGTTCACTGTCTGTTTTATTATACCGGTCATACCTCTGTATCTCTCTATAGCTTTAGAGACAACATAGGGAGTATAATTCAGCTGAGATAGGAAGAAGAAAATGGTGATTATGGATAATGGACAGTTACGGCAAGTACAGACTGCAGCATTGTTTGGCTCCAAGCAACCATGCTATAATCAGCCAAATGTTTCATATTCTCAGCATTTTGTACTGTTAGTGGAATGGAATTTACAGCACGTCTGAGACTGCAAATTATTCATCGTGTCATTTGATAAAGCATTATAGGtagcttttctttgtctctttcagtaCAATGACATCAAACAACCATCTGCTTTCTCTAAAAAATCTAGTGAGGCAGTGATATGTCTAATTCACCACAATACAAATCCCAATCTCAGTGGCTCACTGTTGTGAAACATGGATCTCCAGTAGGAGCCCAGATgttgactgacaggtctgagCTTTGTGGTGCAATCAAACAATCTCTGTGTAGTCTCCCCTGACAACGTGTTCGCTCTAGTGTATGCTCTCTCCTGTGAAGCATccctaactgttgtataatcaGTTAATGAATGATTACCAATATGATATCACTTgtaattaaatgtttatttttgtcaataaagtATGTATTTATTGGCAGATACTATTTGCACCCATGTGTCTGTGACCAACAATGCTATTTCCAGGATGTAAATACCCAGTGTGGCTATTTAGACCCTTGTGTATATTCCTGAGCGTGCTAGCAATGTCGAAATATGACGTTAACACAAGCTGTTCTGCTAAAGTTCTATGTAGACAGAGTGCAATCAGCAGCTTAATACATTCTAAAACTGAAAATAGTAGGCCAACTTAGTCATAAAAGAATTAGCCAACTCTGATTCACACGGGACTCAGACCCCAGTCCACTCAGTAGAAGTTCTGTACATTACCCCGTCACCCACCACAGCTTACTCCCTCCAAGGACTGTAtatgtcacctgactttctgacagtacattttgaattttattctcataaatgtacaatttaaatctcagaaaatatctaaGATTGGCTATAACTTGCCTTAACCATGACCTCTCTGAACTCATCCTAATCGCTTCCAAATCACAGCACACACTGGGATCCAAAAGATCGCATCATAGAGATGGGTGTAAATACCTAAAGAGTTCCAGTGTGGCTATTCTCACGCGGGTGCAAATAGACACGTCcttataacttttttttaaactcctcAAAACTGTAAACAGCCCCAAAAAcctgttggcattgtacgtttcagCAAACGTCACATTCGCACATATcgtacatatcatatcaacatttctaaagtcatgtagtatatgagctgaattCATCATCTGGAGGTGTAGAGGGTGATGGATGGTGTTACACCCAGGCAAGACACATGCAATGCTGCAACCCCCTGTTtgagaccagcaaacaacaaagctGGTTGTTATTTAGCAAGGCACcactgtatttccagcagctttttcagGACAAAAGTGTCTGTTTTTTAAGTAGACATatctgcttttcctgccagtaTATTGGCACCAAACATTTGCCAAGACATCTCTATTTTTGCTGCTGAGATGGTGCCCCCTATCTGGGTATTTTAATCCATAAAATTATCTTTTCCTAACAATACCCAACtcgtttttgtgcctaaaccaaaccacacatGACCCACATGCAAATgcaatgtatttgtggtttgcaaaagcatacaatgccaatatttttcttgattgttttttttttttgtcagatacACATTTATAAATAGTTTTAAACCCAAACTTATAATTTGTTGacaaagtaaaaatattttaaaagtctatTTTATAATGTGTTATAACAATATATTAATTGTTCAATGCTTATAAAGTTCTTATTAATGCTAATTAAGGGATTAAATAAAGGGTTACTAATACACATTATATATCACAGATAAAGTCCCATGACTGTTTTGTCAGACTATCGTAAGCAACTGATTTGGCTTTGTGTGCATCAACAAATACTAGTGATGACATGGGTTAAACACTGTCATGCAactgcttttctctgtgtacAGAGATGTCAGAAGCTGCTGCATGAAAAATATCAGTGAATGTCATGGACCCTTTAGGGAGACCTGTGTCCTGTGCTGAGAATGATGGACAGAGAAGGGCAGCAGTAGTCAGGCATTTGTTAAACCTGCACACTGAAACTGCTACTTTGAAAAATCTGCTGCTGTCCTTTTATCTGCACAGACCGGACGAGCCTTTATGCTGTCTCAGTGGGTAGCCTAGTAACAGACCGGAAATCAGCTCATTGGGACAGCTATCAATGAAAGCTTTTCAAAGCGTGTGCTGGAGCCTGCACCGTGTCCCATCCCAGTGGcctgtttccatgacaacccctccctccatccaccTGCGGGTGCTGGCAGCCAAGTGAGAAAAGTCCCCAGAGCCTGAAATACCACTGACAAGGTCAACACCCTGCAGGTGGGAAACCGCTAAAACATCATGTACGCTTTCAAAGGTGTGGAGCGAGGAAAGCTGCATCTTTGCACTGAAGGTGAAGTAGAATGGCACAGAGTGCTCCTCAGCTGGGTTTCAGGCCCCCTTTTTCTTCTGTCATGCTTTAGGTAAAATATGTAAAGCTGCAGCTTAAGGACATGATGAATACTGTATGGGAAACAAAATATCATTGTGCAAATATTTGCACAGTTTTCAGCCTAGAGGGATGGTTTCTCTCAATTTCCAGCTGATTTCCAACGTACCTGCTGCAGTCTCCCAGAGAAATTAATCAGAATTTAATCTCTGTCCAAGAGGCGAGTCTGAGCCAAGACCTGAAGCTCTCCATCCACTTAAAGCCTAAAAGATTGAGTGCCTGCTTTGAGAGTGGAGGATAAACCAAAGAGAGGGTGAAGGAGTGGTTGAACTTTGAGCAAGGAGAAGGTATTCAAATGAAATCCATCACTGTTAACCTACAAACACTGCTGGCAATACAACCGCTCCTGATGTTGTTACAGTGGTTctaatagacctttttcacggcagacattttgacacgtcagagtaggagcaacacaggtgtgttcaatgacactaatgacagctgcgttccacttaggggagaccctggtattgtccatgttggctaaatgttactagcttactgggacactgaacTCAGCCATCCTTAATGTTATCAATCTATACTATATACTGTATTAATCAATATGTAGCTGCCATATATGCCGTATGTGTATATGTGgtaatgtgtgtatatatatatatatatatatatgtgtatatttttatatatatatatatatatatatatatatatatatatatacacaaggtTATGAAAACACCCACAggcaaaaaaatctgaatgCTTATATATGTTTTTCTGATTCATTTTTGACGCAGATGTACATCtattatatttacatatataatatca
This region of Epinephelus fuscoguttatus linkage group LG1, E.fuscoguttatus.final_Chr_v1 genomic DNA includes:
- the lrrn1 gene encoding leucine-rich repeat neuronal protein 1: MARRRLDCLLLGRVLAGLTLVSIGLSFVQSNECPQLCVCEIRPWFTPQSTYREAITVDCNDLRLTRIPGNLSSDTQVLLLQSNYIARTNDELEQLFNLTELDLSQNNFSSIRDVGLTNMSQLTTLHLEENQITEMPDYCLQDLSNLQELYINHNQINTISANAFSGLHNLLRLHLNSNKLKTINSQWFESTPNLEILMIGENPVVGIMDFNFKPLGNLRSLVLAGMDLTDIPGNAFVGLDNLESLSFYDNKLVRVPQRALQKLPNLKFLDLNKNPVHKIQEGDFKNMLRLKELGINNMGELVSMDRYALDNLPELTKLEATNNPKFSFINRQAFRDVPALESLMLNNNALNALYQSTVDSLPNLREISIHSNPLRCGCVIQWMSSNKTTVRFMEPLSMFCAMPTEVRGLHVREVLQNKLANQCLPLISHDTFPSHLNLDIGMTLDLDCRAMSQPEPEIYWVTPMGNKVMMDTQSDKYSLSSEGTLRISHIQVEDSGRYTCVAQNAEGADTRVTAIRVNGTLLDSTQLMKIYVKQTESHSILVSWKINSNVMTSNLKWSSATMKIDNPHITYTARVPVDVHEYNLTHLQPATEYEVCLTVSNIHQQTQKSCVNVTTKQATFAVEISDQGTNTALAAVMGTMFAVISLASLGVYIAKRWKRKNYHHSLKKYMQKTSSIPLNELYPPLINLWEADSEKEKEGSSEAKPSQVDTTRSYYMW